From one Triticum aestivum cultivar Chinese Spring chromosome 4B, IWGSC CS RefSeq v2.1, whole genome shotgun sequence genomic stretch:
- the LOC123090222 gene encoding uncharacterized protein, whose protein sequence is MAPASHPQTTRVHRGEKGKTRLHFSSLQKKRRKGGKTARRGVFHLRIRPPNQNQIPPQNPQSPAMATSPPPPRRSRRTLELPDDVMEEIFLRLPADNPASLVRIAGGCKSWLAMVSDPNFAPAYRRLRDAPPMLGFLYNYRYTDEGAPYWTSHFRAAAALPQRVRRDRKHWRALDSRHGLVLFDAPESNGRLVVSDLVTGEHWRINAHIASPDACNVAVLCAKDGCNHRDCHGGPFLVACVVSVVAGNRRIASAMFYSSVTRRWIGPAFLEHPNVIDGRGHSAVLGNKVYVPCVKDGSVVEYNTSENKLSVIKAPFEVQDQKIELMGVEDGMLLFASVVKPRLYLWSMEAGPRGAAGRARSRFIELGPLLPSTVLVDNTEVSAVGFAEGVGIIFIKTRVGLYTIQLKSKQSDQAIRLVHRGYINKVIPYMSFYTGAWGPLPASDEA, encoded by the exons ATGGCACCCGCAAG CCACCCACAGACGACACGAGTCCATCGAGGCGAAAAAGGAAAAACCCGACTCCACTTCTCTTCTctccaaaagaagagaagaaaagggGGGAAAACTGCACGCCGCGGCGTCTTCCACCTCCGAATTCGCCCCCCAAACCAAAACCAAATCCCTCCACAAAATCCCCAATCCCCGGCCATGGCGACGAGCCCGCCTCCGCCGCGCCGCTCCCGCCGGACGCTGGAGCTGCCAGACGACGTCATGGAGGAGATCTTCCTCCGCCTACCGGCGGACAACCCCGCGAGCCTCGTCCGCATCGCCGGCGGCTGCAAGAGCTGGCTGGCCATGGTCTCCGACCCCAACTTCGCCCCCGCCTACCGCAGGCTCCGCGACGCGCCGCCCATGCTGGGCTTCCTCTACAACTACCGCTACACCGACGAGGGAGCGCCCTACTGGACGTCCCACttccgcgccgccgcggccctcccCCAGCGGGTGCGCCGCGACCGCAAGCACTGGCGCGCTCTCGACTCCCGGCACGGCCTCGTCCTCTTCGACGCCCCTGAGAGTAACGGCCGCCTCGTCGTCTCCGACCTCGTCACCGGGGAGCACTGGAGAATCAACGCCCACATAGCGTCCCCGGATGCGTGTAATGTTGCAGTGCTCTGTGCCAAGGACGGATGCAACCACCGTGATTGCCATGGCGGCCCTTTCCTCGTGGCCTGCGTGGTCTCCGTCGTGGCAGGGAACCGGAGGATAGCCAGCGCCATGTTCTACTCATCAGTTACTCGCAGGTGGATTGGCCCGGCCTTCCTCGAGCACCCGAATGTCATCGATGGCAGGGGGCACAGTGCTGTGCTGGGAAATAAGGTCTATGTCCCCTGTGTGAAGGATGGCAGTGTCGTGGAGTACAACACGTCTGAGAACAAGCTATCTGTGATCAAGGCGCCATTTGAGGTCCAGGACCAGAAGATTGAGCTCATGGGGGTGGAGGACGGAATGCTGCTGTTTGCGTCTGTGGTGAAGCCTAGActctacctatggtcaatggagGCTGGTCCCAGGGGAGCTGCGGGACGGGCACGAAGCAGGTTCATCGAGCTCGGGCCGTTGCTCCCTAGTACTGTCCTCGTGGACAACACCGAAGTGTCGGCGGTTGGTTTTGCGGAAGGTGTTGGTATCATCTTCATCAAGACAAGGGTTGGGTTGTACACAATTCAGCTCAAATCAAAACAAAGCGACCAGGCAATAAGGTTGGTGCACAGAGGGTACATCAATAAGGTCATACCCTACATGAGCTTCTACACTGGAG CATGGGGGCCTTTGCCAGCATCTGATGAAGCTTAA